A portion of the Helicobacter jaachi genome contains these proteins:
- a CDS encoding TerC family protein: MDFAHFLGAFAWVSDFHSWIALATLVFLEIVLGIDNLIFLAILVSRLEERHRDKARIFGLLLAMLSRIALLVCLFWVMKLTQPLFTIAHFAISGRDIVLLVGGLFLLYKATSEIHAMSLPQSEQHIKPKYASFALVIVQITLLDIVFSLDSVITAVGMVDVLAIMILAIIISVIVMLIASKGISSFIEKNPSIKTLALAFLLLVGVTLIADGAHFHIPKGYIYFAIAFSLGVEMINLYLTKSRK; this comes from the coding sequence ATGGATTTTGCACATTTTTTGGGCGCGTTTGCGTGGGTTAGTGACTTTCATTCGTGGATTGCGCTCGCCACTTTGGTATTTTTAGAAATCGTGCTAGGCATTGATAATCTCATTTTTCTAGCCATTTTGGTTTCGCGTTTGGAGGAGCGCCACCGCGATAAGGCACGCATTTTTGGCTTACTTTTGGCTATGCTCTCGCGCATTGCGTTGCTTGTGTGCCTTTTTTGGGTGATGAAACTCACCCAACCGCTTTTTACAATCGCGCATTTTGCCATAAGTGGGCGCGATATAGTGCTGCTAGTTGGAGGATTATTCCTGCTATACAAAGCCACAAGCGAAATTCACGCGATGAGCCTGCCACAAAGCGAGCAGCACATTAAGCCCAAATACGCTAGCTTTGCGCTTGTGATTGTGCAAATCACATTGCTTGATATCGTGTTTTCGCTAGATTCTGTAATCACAGCTGTGGGAATGGTCGATGTGCTTGCCATAATGATTTTAGCCATTATCATAAGCGTGATAGTTATGCTTATCGCGTCTAAGGGTATTTCAAGCTTTATTGAGAAAAATCCTAGTATCAAAACGCTAGCCTTAGCGTTTTTGCTGTTAGTAGGCGTTACACTCATCGCTGATGGCGCGCATTTCCATATCCCTAAGGGATATATTTACTTTGCTATTGCGTTTTCTTTGGGCGTGGAGATGATAAATTTGTATCTTACAAAATCGCGCAAATAG
- the corA gene encoding magnesium/cobalt transporter CorA, producing the protein MINIFVRRGGLIMRESLQFQLSDENAQILEQQDKILWIDLLHPSNEEVHYISHTYNLEIPTKEEREEIEQSARYWEDSGSITINTYFLVRSLESELRNETITFLLCKNILFTIRYSDFKIFDEIQQIVLATPKVFEDGFDLIGKIFEIRVEKDADLLESAAKNTRDLRKRVFNSTILNYDEMLEELSSLQELNMGVRDSLFDKRRAITAVLKSDKADLDVKKNITIVLKDLNSLVEFTTVNMQALDNIQTILTNQINIEQNKTIKLFTVVTVAMMPPTLIGTIYGMNFDSMPELHLDYAYPIVLVIMILSTFIPIIYFKKKGWI; encoded by the coding sequence ATGATTAATATTTTTGTGCGGCGCGGCGGACTGATTATGCGTGAAAGTCTGCAATTCCAGTTAAGCGATGAAAATGCCCAGATTCTAGAACAGCAAGATAAAATTTTATGGATTGATTTGCTTCACCCCTCAAATGAAGAGGTGCATTACATCTCACATACTTATAATCTTGAAATCCCAACCAAAGAGGAGCGCGAGGAGATTGAGCAATCTGCGCGCTATTGGGAGGATAGCGGGAGCATTACGATTAATACTTACTTCCTTGTGCGCTCTTTAGAATCTGAATTGCGTAATGAAACTATCACCTTTCTACTCTGCAAAAATATCCTTTTTACCATTCGCTATAGTGATTTTAAAATCTTTGATGAAATCCAGCAAATCGTGCTTGCCACGCCTAAAGTCTTTGAAGATGGCTTTGATTTAATTGGGAAAATCTTTGAAATCCGCGTGGAAAAAGATGCCGACTTGCTAGAATCTGCTGCCAAAAACACGCGTGATTTACGCAAAAGGGTGTTTAACTCCACTATCCTTAATTATGATGAAATGCTAGAGGAACTCTCCTCCTTACAAGAGCTTAATATGGGCGTGCGAGATTCGCTATTTGACAAGCGGCGCGCCATTACAGCCGTGCTAAAAAGCGACAAAGCCGATTTAGATGTGAAAAAAAATATCACCATTGTGCTAAAGGACTTAAATTCGCTCGTAGAATTTACCACCGTGAATATGCAAGCACTTGATAATATTCAAACGATTTTGACCAACCAAATCAACATCGAGCAGAATAAAACCATTAAGCTTTTCACCGTGGTAACCGTGGCGATGATGCCTCCAACGCTCATTGGCACGATTTATGGTATGAATTTTGATAGTATGCCCGAGCTGCATTTAGACTATGCCTATCCTATCGTGCTTGTGATTATGATTCTCTCCACATTTATTCCCATTATCTACTTTAAGAAAAAGGGTTGGATTTAA